One Lysobacter silvisoli DNA window includes the following coding sequences:
- a CDS encoding LacI family DNA-binding transcriptional regulator, producing the protein MRNKRLKATSLDIAHRAGVSQATVSRVLSGSPLVNAETRKRVEALVRELNYKVDRNASSLRTQRSGTLALLLFEDPTPDESHINPFFLSMLGSITRACARAGQDLLISFQQLSDDWHADYEDSMKADGLILLGYGDYLAYEGKLEKLVAQGTRFVRWGAVLPGQPGVSIGCDNFHGGRLAGEHLVGLGHRRIAFLGGASSHCPEFFDRFRGCDAALREVGGAMEAILQVDAESFEEDGYAAARELLARGGRFEAVFAASDLIAIGALRAFAEAGLRVPEDVAVVGFDDIPMARFASPPLTTVFQDTKRAGELLVETLLRQVQGEATDSITLPASLVVRRSSGA; encoded by the coding sequence ATGCGCAACAAACGACTCAAGGCGACCTCGCTGGACATCGCCCACCGCGCCGGCGTCTCGCAGGCCACGGTCTCGCGCGTGCTCAGCGGCAGCCCGCTGGTCAACGCCGAAACGCGCAAGCGCGTGGAAGCGCTGGTGCGCGAGCTCAACTACAAGGTCGACCGCAACGCCTCCAGCCTGCGCACCCAGCGCTCGGGCACCCTGGCGCTGCTGCTGTTCGAAGACCCCACGCCCGACGAGTCGCACATCAACCCGTTCTTCCTGTCCATGCTGGGCTCGATCACCCGCGCCTGCGCGCGCGCCGGGCAGGATCTGCTGATCTCGTTTCAGCAGCTCTCCGACGATTGGCACGCCGACTACGAGGACAGCATGAAGGCCGACGGCCTGATCCTGCTCGGCTACGGCGACTACCTGGCCTACGAGGGCAAGCTGGAGAAGCTGGTCGCGCAGGGCACCCGCTTCGTGCGCTGGGGCGCGGTGCTGCCCGGCCAGCCCGGCGTGTCGATCGGCTGCGACAACTTCCACGGCGGCCGCCTGGCCGGCGAGCACCTGGTGGGTCTGGGCCACCGCCGCATCGCCTTCCTCGGCGGCGCCTCCAGCCATTGCCCGGAGTTCTTCGACCGCTTCCGCGGCTGCGATGCGGCGCTGCGCGAGGTCGGCGGCGCGATGGAGGCGATCCTGCAGGTCGACGCCGAGAGCTTCGAGGAAGACGGCTACGCCGCGGCGCGCGAGCTGCTGGCGCGCGGCGGCCGCTTCGAGGCGGTGTTCGCCGCCAGCGACCTGATCGCCATCGGCGCGCTGCGCGCCTTCGCCGAAGCCGGCCTGCGCGTGCCCGAAGACGTGGCCGTGGTCGGTTTCGACGACATCCCGATGGCGCGCTTCGCCAGCCCGCCGCTGACCACGGTGTTCCAGGACACCAAGCGCGCCGGCGAACTGCTGGTCGAGACCCTGTTGCGGCAGGTGCAGGGCGAGGCCACCGACAGCATCACCCTGCCCGCTTCGTTAGTGGTCAGGCGCTCCAGCGGCGCCTAG
- a CDS encoding peptide ABC transporter substrate-binding protein — MARTTSVLQRYGSALLLALLPWAVPARTLERGNGPEPSTLDAHRCQEVACGNVLRDLYEGLVTEDAHGRLIPGMAQRWTLSPDGRTWTFHLRDGLRWSNGEALDAPQIVASFRRAFAPATAAPFGELFDALLNAQAVQAGKLPLTALGVSAPDARTVVFRLQRSASLPALLTLPIAFPVYLPAVQRYGAQHTRPGRLVSNGAYRLAAWTPQANLLVEKNPRFHDASGVAIAQVRFHVTEDAAAELQRYAAGDLDLTEVVPPQPLTALRARFGTQLRLSPYLGAFWLGMNLEREPLRDTPQLRRALALAIDRDLLARHVTGLGETPAYGIVPPGIEGYTPAATPWSKATQAQREAQARALYRAAGYSSERPLVIELRYNTSTPHRRLALAVAAMWRQTLGVQVRLRNEEWKVFVQNRRQRAITQVFRGGWIGDVPDARNFLAAFGSDGPLNWTGYDDAGFRQRLARADAAATEAARNAWLHAAETRLLNADAVIPLYYYTSKHLVSDELRGYEANALDRHASRWLSFGEGAR, encoded by the coding sequence TTGGCCCGAACAACGTCCGTCCTGCAACGCTATGGTTCGGCCCTGCTACTGGCGCTGCTGCCGTGGGCCGTGCCTGCGCGCACGCTGGAGCGCGGCAACGGCCCCGAGCCCAGCACCCTGGACGCGCACCGCTGCCAGGAGGTGGCCTGCGGCAACGTGCTGCGCGACCTGTACGAAGGCCTGGTCACCGAAGACGCGCACGGCCGCCTGATTCCGGGCATGGCCCAGCGCTGGACGCTGTCGCCCGACGGCCGCACCTGGACCTTCCACCTGCGCGACGGCCTGCGCTGGAGCAACGGCGAAGCCCTGGATGCGCCGCAGATCGTGGCCAGTTTCCGCCGCGCGTTCGCGCCGGCCACCGCGGCGCCGTTCGGCGAACTGTTCGATGCGCTGCTCAACGCGCAAGCGGTGCAGGCCGGCAAACTGCCGCTCACCGCGCTGGGCGTGTCCGCGCCGGATGCGCGCACCGTGGTGTTCCGCCTGCAGCGCAGCGCCTCGCTGCCGGCGCTGCTGACCCTGCCGATCGCGTTCCCGGTGTACCTGCCGGCGGTGCAGCGCTACGGCGCCCAGCACACCCGGCCGGGGCGGCTGGTGTCCAACGGGGCGTACCGATTGGCCGCGTGGACGCCGCAGGCGAATCTGCTGGTGGAGAAGAACCCGCGCTTCCATGACGCCAGCGGAGTCGCGATCGCGCAGGTGCGCTTCCACGTCACCGAAGATGCCGCGGCCGAACTGCAGCGTTACGCCGCCGGCGATCTGGACCTGACCGAAGTGGTGCCGCCGCAGCCGCTGACCGCGCTGCGCGCGCGCTTCGGCACGCAACTGCGCCTGTCGCCCTACCTGGGCGCGTTCTGGCTGGGCATGAACCTGGAACGCGAGCCGCTGCGCGATACGCCGCAGCTGCGCCGCGCGCTGGCGCTGGCGATCGACCGCGACCTGCTCGCGCGCCACGTCACCGGCCTGGGCGAAACCCCGGCCTACGGCATCGTGCCGCCAGGCATCGAAGGCTATACGCCCGCGGCCACGCCGTGGTCCAAGGCCACGCAGGCGCAACGCGAGGCGCAGGCGCGCGCGCTGTACCGCGCCGCGGGTTATTCGAGCGAGCGCCCGCTGGTGATCGAGCTGCGCTACAACACCTCCACTCCGCATAGGCGTCTGGCGCTGGCGGTGGCGGCGATGTGGCGGCAGACCCTGGGCGTGCAGGTGCGCCTGCGCAACGAGGAATGGAAGGTGTTCGTGCAGAACCGCCGCCAGCGCGCGATCACCCAGGTGTTCCGCGGCGGCTGGATCGGCGACGTGCCCGACGCGCGCAACTTCCTGGCCGCGTTCGGCAGCGACGGTCCGTTGAACTGGACCGGCTACGACGACGCAGGCTTCCGCCAGCGCCTGGCGCGCGCCGATGCGGCGGCCACCGAGGCCGCGCGCAACGCCTGGCTGCATGCGGCGGAGACGCGGCTGTTGAATGCCGATGCGGTGATCCCGCTCTACTACTACACCTCCAAGCACCTGGTCAGCGACGAGCTGCGCGGCTACGAAGCCAACGCGCTGGACCGCCACGCCAGCCGCTGGCTGTCGTTCGGCGAGGGCGCGCGATGA
- the ppc gene encoding phosphoenolpyruvate carboxylase: MNDSSDEPLRAIDFAPTDALLREDVKTLGALVGEILAEQRGPAFLDAVERLRRAAIRRRESDRPIAALADALADIDLDQAADLVRAFATYFQAVNLAERVHRIRRRRDYERSGAGAQPGGLRDVLLTLAHEGVGADELAQLLPRLRIEPVFTAHPTEAVRRALLEKERQIVGCLVADIDRGRTPPERRADRERIRLALTASWQTAEAPAAKPSVADEFEHVGFYLSDVLYRVLPVFYEMFEEALREAYGDAPALPEVLGFGTWVGGDMDGNPNVGADTIAATLAGQRALVLRAYRRDLDALGELLSQSITRVNVDEAVLARVEDYRYQLPKAAAALKPRHADMPYRNLLSLMSARLQATADESVHGYGDVVEFIADIDAIERSLAANQGGHAGGFAVRRLRRRAECFGFQLASLDLRQDSATHDAALAALLGDADWERRSADERARRLHALLDGSAPVKTDGNGAAKPSLDVFRAVARLRPRYGERAFGPYIVSMSRSAADALVVLALARAAGCADAHGRVPLDVAPLFETVDDLDAAADTLRALFADPVYRAHLDARGGRQVVMLGYSDSAKDGGMLASRWALQQTQVALTALAADSGVRIAFFHGRGGSISRGGGKTERAVIAAPRGSVDGFLRLTEQGEVIHRKYGIRAIALRNLEQTAGAVLRATLRPRPPEPREAAWREIASELSADARAHYRALVHEDASFPVYFRAATPIDVIERLRIGSRPAKRAGSGDIGSLRAIPWVFAWSQNRAGLTAWYGVGTALERALQRHGREALAEMARDWPFFNTLIDDLEMVLAKSDPAIFERYSLLAAGLPEGDLHARFHPGIAAEFQRTREAVLAIKGSSELLAGDHRLRQSIRLRNPYVDPISLLQVDLLARWRAAGRPDDALQQALVATVNGIAAGVQNTG; the protein is encoded by the coding sequence ATGAACGACTCCAGCGACGAACCCTTGCGTGCGATCGACTTCGCGCCCACCGACGCCCTGCTGCGCGAAGACGTGAAAACCCTGGGCGCGCTGGTCGGTGAGATCCTGGCCGAGCAGCGCGGTCCGGCGTTCCTGGACGCGGTCGAGCGCCTGCGCCGCGCCGCGATCCGCCGGCGCGAATCCGACCGTCCCATCGCCGCGCTCGCCGACGCCCTGGCCGACATCGACCTGGATCAGGCCGCCGACCTCGTGCGCGCGTTCGCGACCTACTTCCAGGCGGTCAATCTGGCCGAGCGCGTGCACCGCATCCGCCGCCGCCGCGATTACGAGCGCAGCGGCGCCGGCGCCCAGCCCGGCGGCCTGCGCGACGTGCTGCTCACGCTCGCCCACGAAGGCGTGGGTGCCGACGAACTGGCCCAACTGCTGCCGCGCCTGCGCATCGAACCGGTGTTCACCGCCCACCCCACCGAGGCCGTGCGCCGCGCCTTGCTGGAGAAGGAGCGCCAGATCGTCGGCTGCCTGGTCGCCGACATCGACCGCGGCCGCACCCCGCCCGAGCGCCGCGCCGACCGCGAACGCATCCGCCTGGCCCTGACCGCGAGCTGGCAGACCGCCGAGGCGCCCGCGGCCAAGCCCAGCGTGGCCGACGAATTCGAGCACGTGGGCTTCTACCTGTCCGACGTGCTCTACCGCGTGCTACCGGTATTCTACGAAATGTTCGAGGAAGCGCTGCGCGAAGCCTATGGCGACGCGCCCGCGCTGCCCGAAGTGCTGGGCTTCGGCACCTGGGTCGGCGGCGACATGGACGGCAACCCCAACGTGGGCGCCGACACCATCGCCGCCACGCTGGCGGGGCAACGCGCGCTGGTGCTGCGCGCCTATCGCCGCGACCTGGACGCGCTGGGCGAACTGCTGAGCCAGTCGATCACGCGCGTGAACGTGGACGAAGCGGTGCTGGCGCGGGTAGAGGACTACCGCTACCAGCTGCCCAAGGCCGCCGCCGCGCTCAAGCCGCGCCACGCCGACATGCCTTACCGCAACCTGCTCAGCCTGATGTCGGCGCGCCTGCAGGCCACCGCCGACGAGAGCGTGCACGGCTACGGAGACGTGGTTGAATTCATCGCCGACATCGACGCGATCGAGCGCAGCCTGGCCGCGAACCAGGGCGGTCACGCCGGCGGCTTCGCGGTGCGGCGTCTGCGTCGGCGCGCGGAATGCTTCGGCTTCCAACTGGCGAGCCTGGACCTGCGCCAGGACTCGGCCACGCACGACGCCGCACTCGCCGCCCTGCTCGGCGACGCCGACTGGGAGCGCCGCTCCGCCGACGAGCGCGCGCGCCGCCTGCACGCGCTGCTCGATGGCAGCGCGCCGGTGAAGACCGACGGCAACGGCGCGGCCAAGCCCAGCCTGGACGTGTTCCGCGCGGTGGCGCGCCTGCGCCCGCGCTACGGCGAACGCGCCTTCGGCCCCTACATCGTCAGCATGAGCCGCAGCGCCGCCGATGCGCTGGTAGTGCTCGCGCTGGCGCGCGCGGCCGGTTGCGCCGACGCCCACGGCCGCGTGCCGCTGGACGTGGCGCCGCTGTTCGAAACCGTGGACGACCTCGACGCCGCCGCCGACACCTTGCGCGCCTTGTTCGCCGACCCCGTCTACCGCGCCCATCTGGACGCGCGCGGCGGCCGTCAGGTGGTGATGCTGGGTTACTCCGACAGTGCCAAGGACGGCGGCATGCTGGCCTCGCGCTGGGCGTTGCAGCAGACGCAGGTGGCGCTGACCGCGCTGGCCGCCGACAGCGGCGTGCGCATCGCCTTCTTCCACGGCCGCGGCGGTTCGATCAGCCGCGGCGGCGGCAAGACCGAGCGCGCGGTGATCGCCGCGCCGCGCGGGTCGGTCGACGGCTTCCTGCGTTTGACCGAGCAGGGCGAGGTCATCCACCGCAAGTACGGTATCCGCGCGATCGCGTTGCGCAACCTGGAGCAGACCGCCGGCGCGGTGCTGCGCGCCACCTTGCGGCCGCGCCCGCCGGAACCGCGCGAGGCGGCCTGGCGCGAGATCGCCTCGGAGCTGTCGGCCGATGCACGCGCGCACTACCGCGCGCTGGTGCACGAGGACGCGTCGTTCCCGGTCTACTTCCGCGCCGCCACGCCCATCGATGTGATCGAGCGGCTGCGCATCGGCTCGCGTCCGGCCAAGCGCGCCGGCAGCGGCGACATCGGCTCGCTGCGCGCGATCCCCTGGGTGTTCGCCTGGTCGCAGAACCGCGCCGGGCTCACCGCCTGGTACGGCGTGGGCACCGCGCTGGAGCGCGCACTGCAGCGCCACGGCCGCGAGGCGTTGGCCGAGATGGCGCGCGACTGGCCGTTCTTCAACACCCTGATCGACGACCTGGAGATGGTGTTGGCCAAGTCCGACCCGGCCATCTTCGAACGCTACTCCTTGCTCGCCGCCGGCCTGCCCGAGGGCGACCTGCACGCGCGCTTCCACCCCGGCATCGCCGCCGAGTTCCAGCGCACGCGCGAGGCGGTGCTGGCGATCAAGGGCAGTAGCGAACTGCTGGCCGGCGACCACCGCCTGCGCCAGTCGATCCGCCTGCGCAATCCCTACGTCGATCCGATCAGTTTGTTGCAGGTGGATCTGCTGGCGCGCTGGCGCGCGGCGGGGCGGCCGGACGATGCGCTGCAGCAGGCGTTGGTGGCGACGGTCAATGGCATTGCGGCAGGCGTGCAGAACACGGGGTAG
- a CDS encoding glutamate--cysteine ligase produces MSGPSQVKDVPIPPMASGGRAALIEYLVSGARPDSDWKIGTEHEKFGFRTDDLRPPAFDGERGIEALLKGLTQFGWTPVEEHGRVIALSRDQASVSLEPAGQLELSGAPLATLHETCVEAATHLREVRTVAEPMGLGFLGMGFQPKWRRDEMPWMPKGRYKIMREYMPKVGSLGLDMMTRTSTVQVNLDVRNEVDMVKKFRVSLALQPIATALFADSPFTEGKPNGYLSYRSHIWTDTDRDRTGLLDFVFEDGFGYERYVDYLLDVPMYFVYRDGQYIDAAGQSFRDFLDAKLPAYPDQRPTLKDWADHTTTAFPEVRLKKYLEMRGADSGPWNRICALSAFWVGLLYDSSALDAAWDLVLDFTPEERHALRDGVPKHALKLPFRDGTVLDLAKRALEISAHGLKRRGQLNHNGADESIYLEPLLEFADRGQTPAERKLELFHGAWGGSVDPVFKEFAY; encoded by the coding sequence GTGTCCGGTCCCAGCCAGGTCAAGGATGTCCCCATTCCGCCGATGGCCAGCGGCGGTCGCGCCGCGCTGATCGAGTACCTCGTCTCCGGCGCGCGTCCCGACAGCGACTGGAAGATCGGCACCGAGCACGAGAAGTTCGGCTTCCGCACCGACGACCTGCGCCCGCCCGCCTTCGACGGCGAGCGCGGCATCGAAGCCCTGCTCAAAGGCCTGACCCAGTTCGGCTGGACGCCGGTGGAAGAACACGGCCGGGTGATCGCGCTCAGCCGCGACCAGGCCTCGGTATCGCTGGAACCGGCGGGGCAGCTGGAACTGTCGGGCGCGCCGCTGGCGACGCTGCACGAGACCTGCGTGGAAGCGGCCACCCACCTGCGCGAAGTGCGCACCGTGGCCGAACCCATGGGCCTGGGCTTTTTGGGCATGGGCTTCCAGCCCAAGTGGCGCCGCGACGAAATGCCGTGGATGCCCAAGGGCCGCTACAAGATCATGCGCGAGTACATGCCCAAGGTCGGCAGCCTGGGCCTGGACATGATGACCCGCACCAGCACCGTGCAGGTCAATCTGGACGTGCGCAACGAAGTGGACATGGTGAAGAAGTTCCGCGTGTCGCTGGCGCTGCAGCCCATCGCCACCGCGCTGTTCGCCGACTCGCCCTTCACCGAGGGCAAGCCCAACGGCTACCTGTCCTACCGGTCGCACATCTGGACCGACACCGACCGCGACCGCACCGGCCTGCTCGACTTCGTGTTCGAGGACGGTTTCGGCTACGAGCGTTATGTCGACTATCTGCTCGACGTGCCCATGTACTTCGTCTACCGCGACGGCCAGTACATCGACGCCGCCGGGCAGTCGTTCCGCGACTTCCTGGACGCCAAGCTGCCGGCGTACCCGGACCAGCGCCCCACGCTGAAGGACTGGGCCGACCACACCACCACTGCGTTTCCGGAAGTGCGGCTGAAAAAGTACCTGGAAATGCGCGGCGCCGACTCCGGCCCCTGGAACCGCATCTGCGCCCTGTCGGCGTTCTGGGTCGGCCTGCTGTACGACAGCAGCGCGCTGGACGCGGCCTGGGACCTGGTCCTGGATTTCACCCCCGAAGAGCGCCACGCGCTGCGCGACGGCGTGCCCAAGCACGCGCTCAAGCTGCCGTTCCGCGACGGCACCGTGCTCGACCTGGCCAAGCGCGCGCTGGAGATTTCCGCGCACGGCCTGAAGCGGCGCGGCCAGCTCAACCACAACGGCGCCGACGAGTCGATCTACCTGGAACCGCTGCTGGAGTTCGCCGACCGCGGCCAGACGCCGGCCGAGCGCAAGCTGGAGCTGTTCCACGGCGCCTGGGGGGGCAGCGTGGATCCGGTGTTCAAAGAGTTTGCTTACTGA
- a CDS encoding ABC transporter permease has protein sequence MKRWAGRLAEALITLWLLATLCFVLLRAAPGGPFDTEKAAPPEVQAALAAQYRLDRPLPAQYAAWLGDVARGDLGPSFQYPDYRVTQLIAGALPVSALNGGLALLLALALGIPLGVWAALRAERWSDRVLMFGAGLGLAVPKFVAAPLLVLLFAVTLHWLPAGGWGDWRHVALPVIALALPNIAYCARLTRASMLETLSADYLKAARARGLSETRLLLAHALRPALLPVAAWLSPALINVVTGSAVVEQVFGIPGMGRYFVQGALNRDYTLVLGVVLVVGALIVAINTAVDALRAWLDPRLREAG, from the coding sequence ATGAAGCGCTGGGCCGGGCGCCTGGCCGAAGCGCTGATCACGCTGTGGCTGCTGGCCACGCTGTGCTTCGTGCTGCTGCGCGCCGCGCCGGGCGGCCCGTTCGACACCGAGAAGGCCGCGCCGCCGGAAGTGCAGGCCGCGCTGGCCGCGCAGTACCGCCTGGACCGACCGCTGCCCGCGCAGTACGCGGCCTGGCTGGGCGACGTGGCGCGCGGCGACCTGGGGCCCTCGTTCCAGTACCCCGACTACCGTGTGACCCAGCTGATCGCCGGCGCGCTGCCGGTGTCGGCGCTCAACGGTGGCCTGGCCCTGCTGCTGGCGCTGGCGCTGGGCATCCCGCTGGGCGTGTGGGCGGCGCTGCGCGCCGAACGCTGGAGCGACCGCGTGCTGATGTTCGGCGCCGGCCTGGGCCTGGCGGTTCCCAAGTTCGTGGCCGCGCCGCTGCTGGTGCTGCTGTTCGCGGTCACCCTGCACTGGCTGCCCGCGGGCGGCTGGGGCGATTGGCGTCACGTCGCGCTGCCGGTGATCGCACTGGCCCTGCCCAACATCGCCTACTGCGCGCGGCTGACCCGCGCTTCGATGCTGGAAACGCTGTCGGCCGATTACCTGAAGGCCGCACGCGCGCGCGGCCTGTCGGAAACCCGATTGCTGCTGGCCCACGCGCTGCGCCCGGCGCTGCTGCCGGTCGCGGCCTGGCTGTCGCCGGCGCTGATCAACGTGGTCACCGGCTCGGCCGTGGTCGAGCAGGTGTTCGGCATCCCCGGCATGGGCCGCTACTTCGTGCAGGGCGCGCTCAACCGCGACTACACCCTGGTGCTGGGCGTGGTGCTGGTGGTGGGCGCGCTGATCGTGGCGATCAACACCGCGGTGGACGCGCTGCGCGCCTGGCTGGACCCGCGCCTGCGCGAGGCCGGCTGA
- a CDS encoding alpha-amylase family glycosyl hydrolase: MKAARLQAWTIGTALLALSAVAAAQTRDYYGTLEPFASDAVYFVLTDRYVNGDPGNDQRDQGGPDPATRSFDRPVPGAPVGESDNVGYLGGDFKGLLANAGYIRDLGFGAVWLTPIVDNPDQAFTGGEAVTWGGAFQDRGKTGYHGYWGVDFYRLDEHLPSPGLDFAALTAGLRRHGLKTVLDIVANHGSPSFTMPRDQSGFGELYRDGVLVADHQNLAPAQLDPARNRLHRYFHAEPDLVQLSNLDDGNPEVMDYLVGAYSQWIAQGVDALRIDTIRHMQLPFWKAFSDRIRAQRPGMFMFGEAFDYDAGKIAPFTWAENGGVSVLDFPLKQRMAEVFGRSGAGYQRLRDRLYLRRGPYANPYELMTFYDNHDMPRLDASDEGFIDAHHWLFTARGIPVIYYGSETGFMRGRAEHAGNRNYYGQTRIDAAADSPIYRQLRRIARARAATPALQRGLQLDLELRGNRATFYRVYQHDGQQQIALVLLNKGDAPAEFAVRRYLQPGQWREALDGEVVEVPERGRLTTTVPAHGAKVFVLDAPVTRADLARQLDRLMRRAVVR, encoded by the coding sequence ATGAAAGCCGCGCGGCTGCAGGCGTGGACCATCGGGACTGCGCTGCTGGCGCTGAGCGCGGTCGCAGCGGCGCAGACGCGCGACTACTACGGCACGCTGGAGCCGTTCGCCAGCGACGCGGTCTACTTCGTGCTCACCGACCGCTACGTCAACGGCGATCCGGGCAACGACCAGCGCGATCAGGGCGGCCCCGATCCGGCCACGCGCAGTTTCGACCGTCCCGTGCCGGGCGCGCCGGTGGGCGAAAGCGACAACGTCGGCTACCTGGGCGGCGACTTCAAAGGCCTGCTAGCCAACGCCGGCTACATCCGCGACCTGGGCTTCGGCGCGGTCTGGCTCACCCCCATCGTCGACAACCCGGATCAGGCCTTCACCGGCGGCGAAGCGGTGACCTGGGGCGGCGCCTTCCAGGACCGCGGCAAGACCGGTTATCACGGTTATTGGGGCGTGGACTTCTACCGGCTGGACGAGCACCTGCCCAGCCCCGGCCTGGATTTCGCCGCGCTGACCGCGGGCCTGCGCCGGCACGGTTTGAAGACCGTGCTCGACATCGTCGCCAACCACGGCTCGCCCTCGTTCACCATGCCGCGCGACCAGTCCGGGTTCGGCGAGCTCTATCGCGATGGCGTGCTGGTGGCCGACCATCAGAACCTGGCGCCCGCGCAACTCGATCCGGCGCGCAATCGGCTGCACCGCTACTTCCACGCCGAACCCGATCTGGTCCAGCTGTCCAACCTGGACGACGGCAACCCCGAGGTCATGGACTACCTGGTCGGCGCCTACTCGCAATGGATCGCGCAGGGCGTGGACGCGCTGCGCATCGACACCATCCGGCACATGCAGCTGCCGTTCTGGAAAGCCTTCAGCGATCGTATTCGCGCCCAGCGCCCGGGCATGTTCATGTTCGGCGAAGCCTTCGATTACGACGCCGGCAAGATCGCGCCGTTCACCTGGGCCGAGAACGGTGGCGTCAGCGTGCTCGACTTTCCGCTCAAGCAGCGCATGGCCGAGGTGTTCGGCCGCAGCGGCGCCGGCTACCAGCGCCTGCGCGACCGCCTGTACCTGCGGCGCGGTCCGTACGCGAACCCGTACGAGCTGATGACTTTTTACGACAACCACGACATGCCGCGCCTGGACGCCAGCGACGAAGGCTTCATCGACGCGCACCACTGGCTGTTCACCGCGCGCGGCATCCCGGTGATCTACTACGGTTCGGAAACCGGCTTCATGCGCGGCCGCGCCGAGCACGCGGGCAACCGCAACTACTACGGCCAGACGCGCATCGACGCCGCCGCCGACAGCCCCATTTACCGCCAGCTGCGGCGCATCGCCCGCGCGCGCGCGGCCACGCCGGCGTTGCAGCGCGGCCTGCAGCTGGACCTGGAATTGCGCGGCAACCGCGCCACGTTCTACCGCGTCTACCAGCACGATGGCCAGCAGCAGATCGCCCTGGTGCTGTTGAACAAGGGCGATGCACCTGCCGAATTCGCGGTGCGCCGCTACCTGCAGCCCGGCCAGTGGCGCGAGGCGCTGGACGGTGAGGTCGTCGAGGTGCCCGAGCGCGGTCGACTCACCACCACCGTGCCCGCGCACGGCGCCAAGGTCTTCGTGCTGGACGCACCCGTTACGCGCGCCGATCTGGCGCGGCAGCTGGACCGGCTGATGCGGCGCGCCGTCGTGCGCTAG
- a CDS encoding tetratricopeptide repeat protein, with product MPFLGLGAHVLVALFFAVHAVRSGQERYWLGILFMFPLLGSVIYALTIWLPEMRYTRQGRALVGGVKRALDPSRELREAQEAFADAATTDRRLRLADALLISGRASEAATHYESALKGIHADDADIQVKLAQALLECGHAPRARELLDDLIKRKPDYRSPEGHLTYARAVAAEGDRAKAREEFDALVGYSSGFEAHAYYAQALADWDERERASELCASALAKAKRLPAYARRMNKPALDRIGQLAKRLAAGEAGR from the coding sequence ATGCCGTTTTTGGGTTTGGGCGCCCACGTCCTGGTGGCGCTGTTCTTCGCCGTCCACGCCGTGCGCAGCGGGCAGGAGCGCTACTGGCTCGGGATCCTCTTCATGTTCCCTCTGCTGGGCAGCGTGATCTACGCGCTGACCATCTGGCTGCCGGAGATGCGCTACACCCGCCAGGGCCGCGCCCTGGTCGGCGGGGTCAAGCGCGCGCTGGATCCCAGCCGCGAACTGCGCGAGGCGCAGGAGGCCTTCGCCGACGCCGCCACCACCGACCGCCGCCTGCGCCTGGCCGATGCGCTGCTGATCAGCGGCCGAGCGTCGGAGGCGGCCACTCACTACGAATCCGCGCTCAAGGGCATCCATGCCGACGACGCCGACATCCAGGTCAAGCTGGCGCAGGCGCTGCTGGAATGCGGCCATGCGCCGCGCGCGCGCGAACTGCTCGACGATCTGATCAAGCGCAAGCCCGACTACCGTTCGCCCGAGGGTCATCTGACCTATGCGCGCGCGGTCGCAGCCGAAGGCGACCGCGCCAAGGCGCGCGAGGAGTTCGACGCGCTGGTGGGCTACAGCAGCGGCTTCGAGGCCCACGCCTACTATGCGCAGGCGCTGGCGGATTGGGACGAACGCGAACGCGCGAGCGAGTTGTGCGCGAGCGCGCTGGCCAAGGCCAAGCGCCTGCCGGCGTATGCGCGGCGGATGAACAAGCCGGCGCTGGATCGGATCGGGCAGCTGGCCAAGCGGTTGGCGGCGGGCGAGGCTGGGCGGTGA